The region AGCAAAATAGGTCATAAAGGGTTTGAATTATACTTAAGATTGGTTTTGGACGTGATCTAAGTAATGAGGGAAGAACTTTTGAGTGGAATCACTTTTTCTTTTGAGTTTACTAAAAAATGTGTTTAAACTTTTTGTTTTACAAAAGAACTCATGGAATTACAAGGTGACATATTCAACAAAGTGTGAATTTTGTAAATTGGGAAGCATATTACACAGTCTATTACATAAAGCAAAGCACCACAAACCAAATTCTAAAAAAAAAAGCTTTCTTCTTGTCCTCCCAATTTTTCCACGAAGAGAGGTGTTGCAATTCAGTAAGTCTTAGTGTTGGGCTCAACATTTGTCTCCATTATTTTCTCAATCTACCCATGACTTCTATGATCTCTCTTTTCTTGGACCAAGAGGAAGCTGAAGTTCTTTGAGTTAAGATTCTCATTTGATATTGTTGAACCTCAAAAGTTTTACTGCAGTAAAAACCAGAGTCCTACAATAAAAAAATAACATTCAAAAAGGAGAAGATGACAAATAGAACGATTAGTTTCACCAACGAAGAAAGAAAACAATAAACACATTATGTAGCATAGTACAAACAACCCTGCAATTACCACAATAAGAGTAGCAATACAACAACAATaccaatttcaccaattctacAGCAAACATATACAAAAAAAGGCATTCACAGCAATACCACAGTCGGTTATGCTCTCTTACCACTCTCATCTCACTACCTTTGTACCCAATTCACAGCTCACTACAATTTGATCTTATCTTAATAAACCCTTCACATTCCTCACTATAAGTATGTTGTTCATATAAAAGGGGAAGATGAAACATTAATAAAAACCATAACCCCCCCATATGGATACCATAAAAACCATATAAAAAAAACTCACAAGAAATctcattttttttaaaataacaaCAGTCAGTCATAACACAAGAATATCACTGATACATACCACACCCAAACCCCTATATAAGAACACGAAGAACCTCATCAGAAATGCATCACAACAACAACGCAGACGAAGCCAAGAAAGGAGTTACCTGATCCTCCGCGCGAAAATATCTCTTCACTTGGGTAATTTATTTCTCCCCCTTTCCACACATTGCTAAAATCGTGTTTGCTACTATTGTTTATTGTTCTTCGTTTGGCTAATTAGTGTTACTATGCTTCATTTGATTTTCTTTTGGCTTGATTTAATGGTTGTGTTCTAAGTCGGATTTACTTTGTTCGTTTGAGTTTGTGAGAGTTTAGTTTTGGTTTAGCTTTGGTTAGTTTGCGCGATGGGTTTCTGTTGGGAGAGAAAGGGTGTTTGGTTGCAACTGGCATTGAAAGTTTATTTCTTTCATTTGTTCCCTGGTTTTTCTTTCACACGAGTAGAGACAAGGTATAAGAGAGAGCGATCGAAATTGAAAGAAGAATAGGGTTCCATTTTGAGTCgtcttcttcttttcttttcttttggaccgagtatatatatatatatatatatatatatatatatatacatataatattatatatatataatatatataatatatatatatatatatatatatacatatatatatatatatatatatatataataaaataaaaatgtcTCTTTTGATGTCCTTTATTATCTTTAAgtagtttttatttttattttttttaaaaaaagacatataaaaaaaaagaagaaaaaaaagaaaaatcaaattaaaagaAAGATATAtctatattttatttttattcttatGATTAGATTGTTATGTTTAgatttatttaataaaaataaaaataaagataaTAATATCTTAATGTCTAAAAATCTAAAAAATGATGATATTATATTCCCCTTAAAAaataatagtgtttgtttttaTATCTTTATGTTgagattttatttttatttttttattcatttatgattatttgtttaatttttaattttatcatttttagtTTTATTGCGTTTTATCGTATTCCCCAATTATCAAGTGTATTCATCACCCTTTGTTTGCAATTGTTTCATTATCTTTACTGCTTTTATTTTCTATTAGCTAGAATAAACGCTTCGTCCACAATCATGTGAGTTGAGATATGTGACGTTTTCTCATGAATGTTGATATGAACAAATTCATTCAATGTGATGCAAACACCCGTTCTTCACTTTTTTTGGATAGCAAGCAATATTTTTTTTGTAGATTTAGACAAAATAGCTTTCACTAAAATCGatcaacaaacaaatattttataCCCAAAACTACATAATCTTGAGTTCTCCATTGCACCCGGAGTTACGTAGGAGCGAGATTTAAAGTCTCATCAGGTAGCCTAATAAAAAAGGCTTAAATGCGCGTTTTGTCCCCCATAATTTGGGCGTTTTAAACAATTGGTCCTCCTATTACAAAACCAACGATTCTGATCCCTTAATTTTGATGGTCTTTGGATTTTTGTAGTCCCCCTCCACTTTTGCATATGATtagaataaaaaaaattaattactTGTCATTGATGACTAggatattttaatatttaataatgcttttaattaatttaatatttttaatattttttagagaattaataatttaaattattatttaattaattaaaattttggAAAAGCATTAAAACCCTAAAACCCATTTTGTTGCAACATATGTTTAGCTCTCAAGACCCACTTCCATCCCAACCCACATATGCAATACTTTATGCTTGATCAAGCTTTATAAACTCTTGCATAATACTAGGAGAAAGCAATGTGGGACTCAAGAAAAGGCATAATGAATTTCTATTTGAAGTGATCTCATCAGAACAAAAACAAGAAGAAAATAAACCTTTACATTTTGTTTGcaggaaaataaataaagtagtaaCTAGCTCCTGGAGGCATTATTGTGTAGGGAAGAGAGTAAAGTCTTTTGTGAGTCCATTAATTAGAATGACATGCATATATGTGAGTCCATTAATCATTTTCTACTTAATGCACAATATTACATTCTTAACATGTTTTATATTTATTGCAATGGCTTAGTTGTGGTAAGATAATAAAAAGGAATAGCCTCGTGTTCACCATCATATGAATCGAGTCCAACACTCTTGTGGAGTTGTCATCTAAATATGGTAGCTCAATAACCTATATGCAAGTATTTTACATTAGTACCAACTTGTTACTACTACTAGGGTATAGTATATTATTCAATTTTCCCCCCTTAATTATTTGCTTTGTTATTAGTTATGTTGAATTAAGTTGTAACATTCCCGCAACCAAGAGAATGATGATTAATGTAGTGATATTGGTGTGGTGACTAAAGATATACTGATAATTTTACATATTCCAATTTCTTAATTTTGACCGCTTATGTTTGAGGCTTTTATTTTGAACTCACACTCAAGTTGCTTAATTTCTTAATTTGCATAATGCATATTCCAATCTGCTTCATTTATTATCCTTGCCAAAGCTTGTACCACAAAGCTTGTCCCTTGAAATCCAATTGAAAACTATGGAGTTCTCAAAGCTTGTACCAAGGTCCTTCATTTATTATCTTGTCATCAGCCTAATCTATAAATGTACGTGGTGATGTAATGTATGCAATGTTAAGGAGAAATCTTGAGGATGTAATGCCAGCAATGCATGCACGTCGTGTCAAGCACTCACTGTTTTCACATTGGAGCAAACATATTTACTTATTGGTTTGATTACAATGGATGCTCAATGTGAGATGTATTTCAGCAGCCAGAACATATGAACATAGAAGAGCCTTGTGCCTTTTTTAAAGTCTCACATCGTCTTTTATTAGAACTATATAAGGGTTTATAAAGCTTAAAGATGTAAAAGATATTGCATATGTGGGTTGGAATGGAAGTGGACCTTTGAGAACTAAACATGTTTGCAATGAAATAGGCAGGCCATGAATGTTTTTccaaaattttaattaattaaataacaatttaaattattaattctctaaaaagtatttaaaatattaaattaattaaaaatattattaaatattaaaatatccTAGTCATCAATGACAAATAATTAAAAATATCTTTTTTATCCTAATCATTATTGCCACATATGCAAAAGTGAAGGGGGACCGTAAAAATTTAAAGGCCATCAAAATTAAGGGATCAGAATCGCTGGTTTTGTAATAGGGGGGTCAATTATTTAAAGCGCTCAAACTAAGCGCATTTAAGCCaataaaaaataaacattttgGTCATATTCTTCTTTTCCCTCTTAATAACTCGAGAAACCAAACATTTTTAAGCTAACACTAACGTGCATAACTAATTAAACGGTTCTCATTtagtacaacggacgtgaggggtaCTAATATTTTTCCCTTACGTAACCGACTCTCGAACCGTGATTTTGTTGTGACGACAAATATCATCACTAGTGCAGAAAGAAGATTTTACACCCGTTTTTTATACATATTACACCCGTTATGATAGGGTGTAAATTCAAAGGGTGAGATATGTATGAAgaatttacacccgttttaaaacgggtgtaaaaagagaatatattacaccctattttagatttaaaaaaagGGTGTAATTGGTAGATATATACATTAAATTTTAAGACATTTACACCCTATTTAAtataaaacgggtgtaaattgtCACCTATTACACCCTGTTTTAGATAAAAAAAGGTGTAATTGGTAGATATATACATTGAATTTTAGGACATTTACACCCTATTTAAtataaaacgggtgtaaattgtCACCTACATACATTGAAGTTAAACGAATTTACACCCTATTATAATTCAAACGGGTGTAAAATGACAAATATTTACACCCTATTTTGATATATCAAATGTAAAATATCTTATAATTACATTTAATTTTAACACATTTACACCCTATTTTGTGTATGAAGGGTGTAAAATatctcaatttttttaaaaatattttatttgaaatttcattaaaccaaatatttttatatattccTGGATATtcaataaaaaacaaaaaaaccAAAACAAACATTTCTCTAATCTTTAGAATCTTGCACCAAGTCATACATCAACAAAAATTGTATTCATGTAAGAAAAAAATTCAACCACTTTGTTCATGTAACTTGTACCAATAAATCATTCATGGAAcaaaaatatatctatatataagTTTTTTTTAATCGCTTCTGTTTTGTCATTAAATCTTTCTTTTCCTGGTTCTCTTGCTCTTCAACCTTTTGCAAAAAGAATTGAGCCCAAAGTTGTCGGATGTGATCAATTGACTCTTTTTCATATGATGAGGTGTCTGTGAATATCTGCAAGTTCAAACATATAATAAATTAAACAACTACATGTTAAAACAATAATTTACATGTTTTTCATTAAATATATGTAATATAAAATACCTCATTGAATCTTTCAACAATACAAGCATCAATaatgtcaaacatatttttcaTGACATAATATCCACATGCCCATCCGTTATCTTGTTGATGCCCCTGCATATAAACTCCTAGTTACATTAAAGCCACCAAAAACAACAACATCACAaacttttttcctttttcacaAAATTTGTACCAACACTAACTTTCTTCACTCGACATAGAAACACATACAATTTAGTTGGTTCAGAGCATGTACAACTATAATTTTATCACCATAAGTGCAATTCAGTAATAAATATACTACATGTTTATAATGATAACTTACAAATATATCACTTGCAATTATAAAATCGgaattttctttttctttatctcatttataataatataaataatcAAGATACCATGGTCCAGTAACCCATGCAACCTGCACTCCTAGATAATCCAGATGATTGGCTGCAAAGGAAGCACACGCAAGAAATTAACAATTAAGGATGGTACTCTAGAAACAAACTTCACTTGGTGAGTTCAAAGACATGAAAATGACTTAGAACGTTATACACACCCAATTGGGAACCTCTCCCGCACCAACTCTTCAAAAACAAGTTGATCCACCTGATAAAATGAATATGTATTTGAATATGTCAAAAATTCAAACAGTAGTTATTTGAGCATTACTGAATTTACTCAAATATCTTTATAAGAATAAAATACCTGAGACTCTATCATATCCTCTGAAAAATAGCCATCAAAATAATCATCTAAAATGCCCATTAAGGTCCTGACAAAAAATTATAGTTAGAGATAAAACGCAAAATTAGTTCAAATTTGCAATATTGAAAAGATGATGCGTAAGTTTGGTGCCATTCTGATAGCTTCTTATTATGGGCAGTTATGGGTTATGTGTGTTTCTGTTAAAGAATAAATAGAGAAAGGAAAAAAAAATATAAACTTCTGTTTAAGACAAATTCTGCAGAGAATTGTTCTATcatttctattttcttttctttaattTACTCCCTATAAATACCAGGTTTCTATCACATTCCTTCATGACAGCAAAGCTCAACAAATACAGGAACATTTAATATTATGAAGCTAAATTGAAGTGCAAATACTGAGTATATACTCTAGAAATCTAAGGAAGCTTTATCAAGACCTACCAAAAGGCATTTTCTTCAGGCATCAAAAGCAGCAATAAGCCAGCAAAAAAATTCAGTCAGACATGCAGGAGTAAGACAGCATCTTAAGACAATGTAGCAATAAGAGAACATTTTAAGAAGATGCAGGAGTAGGACTGTATCTTAAATATATGAATCATTCCTATCATGCTTTGTACACATTTCAAGCTCAGCGGTCTCTCATATGAGAAGGTTGATATAGATTTTATAAACTATAAACAATTTATGTATAATGCCACAGTGGTACAGATCATCTTCAACTAATTATAATATCAACTTGGGAAACAAAGTAATGAGTGAACAAATTTTATGAGTGATCGGCTCACTTATATGTACATTTTTTAATCTAGACACCTTATTAAATTGTTTGACAGAAAGACCTTTCAAGCAAAATACATCAGAACCATATTGAAAAATACTAGGAAAACTTCTTTTTGAAAATATGAAATTATATTCAGAATGAATGACCTGGCAGTAACCAACAGAGGGATTGTGTCGAGCATATGCAGTAAGTAATCGTCTCAAAGCATTTCTACCATCCTCATCCAAAGCAGGATGACCAGGAAATGTCCGTGGCAGATCCTGCACAAACAAGCAACAATTTGGCACATTAGACAAAAGTTTATTCTATAGCATCGTAAAGATAATATCACAGCATCATAAGTAAGGAGGTGAAGTGTCAAAGGTAAGGACCTTCTCAATCTGTCCTTTCCATTTTTCTGGTACATGTATGAGTTCTGCATTATTTTACCATCATTGTCATCTAATTGCAAGTTTTGATGATTACTTTTAATTTCAGAATCACCATTGGAGGCTAGTAGATTCTGATAATACTTGTCTACTCGTCTTGCTTTGACACCCACAAAAGCTTGCCAGAGCTGAAGCACAAGAACAAACAAGGGTAGCTCACCAAAAATAAAAACACTTCACAAGAAAATGGATGGGATGTCTCGTGTATATATAGGTTACCTCTCCCCTAAGTGCCATTGGCACTCCCCCACGAACAAGAACTTCCAACTCTTCTATCCAAGGACACGGAACCTGCAGTGGTGCAGCATCAGCAGCAATCCCATTTGCAGAGGTACTCAAGCCATCAACACGAGGAGAATCTGGACTAGGATCGGACCTTTCAACATCATAGAACTCGTCCTCAGAGTCTTCCTCAAATGCTCCTTTTGGTGATTTAGCATCATCAGAATGAGATAGTGATTTCTCAGTTTCAGCGATCTTCTCGTCTTTTGAAACACCATTCTTGTTTCTTTCATCTTTTACTGATGCAGTTTTCTTCTTTACACGGGCACTCATCATATCCTCAATAATATGAAGAGATGACCTTATGGTTGACCATAACTGGACTCTATGAATCTTAGTCACTTCAGATGCTGGTAACTCCTCCTTTTGACTTCCATTTTCAATTGTACTATCTTCACTGCCAGGGACGTGCCCGCTTGTTTGATGTCCATCAACACCCTTCTCTAAACTCGCATCAACTTCTTCCCCGACAACCTCGTCCCCAGAAACTTTCTCATCTTCTCCCACAGCTGAGGCCAATTCAGAAGACTCCGTCTCTGCCTGCCTATCTAAAAATGACTTCCACTTCTCTGACctttcctcctcttcctcctgAAACCAAAATTGAGTAAGTTTTAAGATCAAAACAACCGCCAGATTGAAAAAAACCAACATTGCGTGAAATTTCCTTCCCATTATTCTCCTATTCTTTCCTctaaaacaaaagaaaaataaacCAAAAGCACTACAAGACCTTGTATATATTCGCATATTCACGGTATCTTTGCAGGTGCTGAGGTCTCACCGTAAACCCATAGGCATCCCTGTTCACACCAAAATACAAATCAATTTCCAAAAATCAAAGTTAAACCTCAACAAACAATTACCAAATGCAGACTAGATTAACACAGGAAAATCCATAACTAAATCAATTAAATCCATCAAAACAAAAACTAAAAACACTAAAACACACACGGACTCATTCACTCAGCATTGACTCATTCTCAATAATTTGATTATCCAAACACTAAACCAAAAATGGAAAGTTGAATATCACATAGATTCAATAGCAGAAATAAACTAAATCATCAACCCTAAAAAATCGATGTAGAATTAGAACTAGAATTGAACGGATCTAGTAGAGAATGAAGTGATTATACCTCTTGTGATCGAAAGTAATAACAGGATTTGAAGTTTTGTTAGTTTTCATTTCGTAGATTTGATTTGAATCAGAAGAGAAGAAATAGGGTTGAAAATACGAAGATCTCGTTTTACTTGATTTTCTGCAACTGTATTTTGTAAGCAGCAGCTAGTAAGAAGAAGAGTGAGAAAGttgaagagagagaaagagagagagcACATGcatagagagagagagagcgaaAATGGCGTCACGTTATTAAAAACATGTGCTGCGTGATAATAGCTTCACGGAAATCCAAAAGTTGTACTTAGGGATTCCTAAATTTACACCCTATTTTAATATAACGGGTTTAATATAAATTTAGTCATTTATATTGTTATAATTATACACCCTATTTTTAAATATAGGGTGTCTATTGTTATATTAATATTCCAAAATTTACACTCTATTTTAATATAACGGGTTTAATATAAATTTAGTCATTTATATTGTTATAATTATACACCCTATTTTTAAATATAGGGTGTCTATTgttatatattaatattaaaatttattatttttttaagaaaatttaagattaaacaaataagaataataaaagttattgtttaaggcacgaatattttatttttatttttaaatttacaCCCTTTTTTTGAATATCAGGTGTAATATAGAGTTGATAATAAATAATATTTGAATTTACACCCGTTATTTAAAAATAGGGTGTCTATTGTTACGTACTAAAATTCAAAATAAGACTttatttacaaaactgccacCGCATTTGCTTTGTACACCCGTTTTATGTAAAACGGGTGTAAATTTACAAATTATATTATTCTTTTTGTACTAGTGCATTGTCGTTCTTTTAgggattttatcgatatttttcaTTTCCCTTTAtgggaataaataaatttcggtggcgactctgttaaGTCCATTCCGTGAGTGTGCGACGGGCTTCGCGGGcgtcgtgttctcatttttcaAGGTACGATAGGATACTATGTATAATATTCATTGTACACCCTTTTTGTTTGAAACAAACCTTCATGTGTAAACTATAATTAAATCATCCAAAATCTTATAATTATGTTGTTTAATATTAAGTTATATTTGGCAACTAGCACATATCCTTACAATTAGGCAAATTCgattatgttttgatgttttagTTATTTATGGCTACATTGTAATTGAGCttatttatatatcattaattAGTTATAATGTCATAGCCACAATTGTAAGAGAAATAGTTAGTGTCATGTTTGTATATAAACATCAGTATTTTGAGAAATAAAACAACTGGACCAATTATGTACATGGTATGTAGAGCCAGGAAACCCTAAAATAAACATGCCAGGTGCTATAGCTGAAAAAGGATATGAAACAGACTCTTCTATAATAGGAGAAGATCAATCTCAAAAGAAAAAAACCATCACCATATGACCTCTATTCCAATGACAATCTTGTAAGTGTCATTACACATGTGAAAGTGTGGGGTGAAAACTATGAAGAATGGGATAGAGCCATTAAGATATCTTTGAGAGAAAGAAGGAAATTGGGTGTAATTTATGGAACCATAAAGAAACTAGAAGAAGGATCCTCTATAGTCGAGGATTAGTGGACTATTCAAGCCATGTTGGTCTCATGGATCTTGAAAATAGTAGAACCTACTTTGTGAACAACCATATCTTATTTGGAAACTGCCAAGGAACTTTTGGAATACATAAAAGAGAGATTTTCAGTTGTTAGTGGTCGACACATTCATCAATTGAAATCATACCATGCCCATTGTAAACAAGGAAGTTTgtcaatttaaaaaaaacaaatatgtTTGCACACACTGCAACAAAGCTGGTCATGATGAAGTGGGTTATTTATTCTTGATTGAATACCCAGAAATGATGACAATGCAAGAGGACGAGGAAGAGGACAAAATCATGCTGAAGGTACTGAATCAAATAGTGGAGGTGCACAAAAAGGTCAAGTGCACGTTCATGCAATTCTTCTTACACTTCAAACTCCTTTGAAATCCAAGTAATTCTTTCTTTATTTCACTGCAAGCaactctttctttttcttttatcacacaacctttttcaaaataattttctttcttttcataaAAAACGGTTATAATTCATTTCTTAGCAGTCAGACTAAAATCTTAGAGCATTCGAACAAGGATCAGAATCAACTAGCGTCTACACACTTCTAGGATACGATTATAATTGTTCCCTAAAAACAACCAACACATCCATATTTTCTACCATGAATtacggagctctgattttctcattgcactatgagaatacataggcacgagggttcgaatccttggcgagcatactaattaataaaattattttttctCTTTTACCATTCGCAAGTAACATTTAGATAGTAACACATATCCGcgcaaagaacaatcaaaatggtttcttgttgagtacaacggatgtgaaTGGTGTTAATATCATCCCCTTGCATAACCGTCTTCCTTACCTTTTTTCTCTTCCCCttggattttatcgatattttccctttcctttggaataaataaagtttggtggcgactctgttgtatcttcgagtGTGCGATGCGTTCAGGTATTTTTTTACGACGCGATACTAGGGAACTCTTTGGATTTTAATCTCTTTAGTTGGGGAACCATTGACCAACACATACAGGTTACCCGCGAACACACAAGCTATATTCTAGGAGTGTCACCTATCATTAAAGTCAGACCTGATAAGTATATAATCCAAGAAGCTCCAACTAACTTAATCATAAAATTTTCAAAGTCCACTTTAAAAATTAGGAAAGATTTTTTGAGAATTTGGCCAAATCAATAAACTCATCAACAACAACCACCCTATCAACCATCAATCTTCCTTTTAAAGAAGTTGACTGGTTTGGAGATATCAGATTTTCCATCACCGACCCCGGTCTGTTGGCCAAAGCTTTGACAATAAGCTTATACAAAGAACCAACCAACGAGATAGGCCTAAAATCTCCCTAGGAGAGGGAGATCTAAAAGATCCATCTGATAAATAAAGGAGAAAAAATCCACACACTCAACATTGCTAGAGAGATTAAAATAACCGTTAATTCCAATTCTCTTAGAGAGCGAGGATACATAATTAAAATCTCCAATAACACACCAAATCTCACCACAAAAATAAGACTTACGAAAATAAAGATCGTCCCACATAATTCTTTTTACAGACAACGAGGATTGAAATAAACATTAACCATAAAACAAACGTTCTTAGAAGCCCAATATCTAGTGAGACCCCAAAAAAACTTAGACCAGAGAAAGAAAAAAGAGTTTTCCCTTTAGAGCTACACTGAATTGAAAGTAACTCGTCAATATAACCACCGTCAAGAATAAAACTCCACTCACAAAAAGAATTTACCCAAAGAGACTGAACAAGAGAATCAAAGACCTTGATAAGTTTTATCTCTTGATAGTCTCAAACTTGGCAAGGATAAGGTCCCTCACCTTCCTCCTTTTTATTCTACCCCAAACCCCTTAATATCATTTGTAAGGTAGTGTTAGGTCCAACCACAATTGTAAGAGATTTCTACTCATATAATTTTTAGGCAAAATACTTTTTTTTTTGTCCTTTAACTATAACTTTGGATTCAGATTAGTCCCTTAATTACTTTTCGTGTTAAATTAGTCTCTTAACTCTTAAAGCGTGTCATGTTGGTTCTTTTTGTCTAATTAGCGACGAATTTAGCGATCGATTTTTGAATTTTTCCGTCGCTAATTAGACAATAAAGACCAACATGACACGTTTTAAGAGTTATGGTATCAATCTGACACGAAAAATAATTAAGAGATCAATCTGAACTCAAGGGTATAGTTAAAGGACCAAAATATATATCTTGCCTAATTATCATATTTTAAATTTGTagtttgtaattttatttttaaataataacATTCATTTTATTAATATCAGTTATTTTAATTTGTtaatataaattttattttatttattaattttagGCTTGATCATAGTGTTGGCCTTTCTACTTACTTCATTCTCAAAATTAAATTAGTCTCTGTTAGTTCAAATTCAAACAGTTTTGATTTTccattttatatttttatatttaaaattgATGTTGTATCCATTTTTAAATTATGAATCATTTGGAAAATGTGATAAATTATTATATAGGAATTTTGTAAAATTTTAAAGATAAAAAATATAAGTCACACATACACATCATCAATTATAAGTACAGAAATATGAGAAGGGTTAAAGAAAACTTTGAAAAactttaaaaataaaatatataacTTATGTGACATTAAAAAATGACGCATGTCATTGATCTTAAATATAAAAAcgtgaaaaataaaattaaaaatttgaAATAGATGAACTAATTTTGTAAATAAGGTAAAATAGGATATTAAAATTgtaattaaattttaattttactattaattcatttatt is a window of Lathyrus oleraceus cultivar Zhongwan6 chromosome 6, CAAS_Psat_ZW6_1.0, whole genome shotgun sequence DNA encoding:
- the LOC127098569 gene encoding uncharacterized protein LOC127098569 codes for the protein MKTNKTSNPVITFDHKRDAYGFTVRPQHLQRYREYANIYKEEEEERSEKWKSFLDRQAETESSELASAVGEDEKVSGDEVVGEEVDASLEKGVDGHQTSGHVPGSEDSTIENGSQKEELPASEVTKIHRVQLWSTIRSSLHIIEDMMSARVKKKTASVKDERNKNGVSKDEKIAETEKSLSHSDDAKSPKGAFEEDSEDEFYDVERSDPSPDSPRVDGLSTSANGIAADAAPLQVPCPWIEELEVLVRGGVPMALRGELWQAFVGVKARRVDKYYQNLLASNGDSEIKSNHQNLQLDDNDGKIMQNSYMYQKNGKDRLRRICHGHFLVILLWMRMVEML